TTCAACACAGAAACACAAATTAGATGTTCTTGTTATTGTTTAACATTGAGAAGggatataaaaagaataaaattgataattcaaGAGTTAAATTATAACTGCTATAGATGATTTACAATATTTGGCcaatttccattaaaaaatTACCTCATcagataaaatttgttttatttaagtcaaatttatatcagattgaaataaattttgctCTGCATCCTTGGCAGTGTGCTTTATATAGTTAAAATTCAGCTATATTTCGTAGCAGAAAATCTttcctttattcaaaataagctatttttgGAAGACATGCACGAAATCAACGGACATTGGAGGAACTCTCAGAACATGGGTTTCCCTAATTTGGACATACATTACACAAAATCTTGAGGGTGAAACCATACAAACagataattttatgaaataaaagtatgtgTTGAATGTGTTCACACAAATTAATGCAATTATTGGTTTTATCAGTTGAATGAAGTGAAGTCATAAGTCTTAGTTGCGCTAATACACAGGACTGCACTGTaataatgttaatttaaatctgataaaagaggggtgaaagataccagaagggcATTCACAATTTCAAACtcttaaatggaaaaaaacctGACACCTTCAGATAGAAatgaaataatcaaacaaacaatagtactctaaacacaacatagaaatataaAGACTTAACAACACAAATCTCACCAAAAACTGGGTAGATCTCGGGTGCTTTGGAAGGGTtggcagatcctgcttcacatgtggcacccttcATCTTGCTCATGTTAGAACAAACCCAGTATTAAGTCTTAATTTGTAGAAAACATcctttaaccctttcctccataatgacgccttttgacgccaccccctttactccttaatgacgccttttgacgcctgcgTAGTCCCTCACTTGAAACGTCTCACCTACGAAAAAACTTCATCAGACTTAATAAAAGTTGTATTTAATAGCAAGAGGATATTCATGAGAATCTATGACTGAAACTTccttgatgaaatatttgttttggcaatgcattaataatttaaacctgcttaattttttttattgaaaaaatcctatgcaaatcaagtatttcaataaaaagtttccatggaggaaagggttaaaagGGAACAGGATTGTAGTCACCGTACATGTAgcaaaaaatcaaacaacttgCTTCAGCATGTTCAGGGTGGGTGACTATATATACATGCActtcaaacatttataatacTAGATTGTACATTTATGCTTTAATAAATATGTGTCTTAGGAATTTACATACTGTACTTTCAAAGAAACACATtgacattttgttattgtttcatTTCAGAGTTAACTGTTccttttactttaaaattggaGCCTGCCGACATGGAGAAAGATGTTCACGTCTTCACAACAAACCAACTTTCAGTCAGGTGACATaaccaaacatttattttgccattttaagTAGATCAATAGTCCAATCAATGAGTAAATTGTTTTAGTGTAACTGTACATGTGTTAAAgtaagtttttatacgaccgcaaattttgaaaaaattttcgtcgtatattgctatcacgtcgtcgtcgtcgtcgtcgtcgtcgtcgtcgtccgaatactttcagttttcgcactctaactttagtaaaagtgaatataaatctataaaattttatcacaaggtttatgaccacaaaaggaaggttggtattgattttgggagttttggtcccaacattttaggaattaggggccaaaaagggcccaaataagcattttcttggttttcgcactataactttagtttaagttaatagaaatctatgaaattttgacacaaggtttatgaccacaaaagaaaggttgggattgattttgggagttttggtttcaatagtgtaggaattaggggccaaaaaagggcccaaataagcattattcttggttttcgcacaataactttagtttaagtaaatagaaaataatgaaatttatacacaatgtttatgaccacaaaaggaaggttggtattgattttgggagtttaggtcccaacagtttaggaattgggggccaaaaagggacccaaataagcatttttcttggttttcgcaccataactttagtataagtaaatagaaatctatgaaatttaaacacaaggtttatgaccataaaaggaaggttggtaatgattttgggagttttggtccaaacagttaaggaataaggggcccaaagggtccaaaattaaactttgtttgatttcatcaaaattgaataattggggttctttgatatgctgaatctaactgagtatgtagatttttaacttttggtcccgttttcaaattggtctacattaaaaagggtccaaaattaaacttcgtttgattttgacaaaaaattaatcggttgggttctttgatatgctgaatctaaaaatgtacttagattcttgattattggcccagttttcaagttggtccaaatcggggtccaaaattaaactttgtttgatttcatcaaaaattgaataaatggggttctttgatatgccaaatctaactgtgtatgtagattcctaatttttggtcttgttttcaaattggtctacatttaagtccaaagggtccaaaattaaacttagtttgattttaacaaaaattgaaatcttggggttctttgatatgctgaatccaaacatgtacttagatttttgattctgggcccagttttcaagttggtccaaatcaggatctaaaattattatattaagttttgtgcaatagcaagtcttttcaattgcacagtattgcgcaatggcaagaaatatcttattgcaaaatattgtgaaatagcaattttgtttttaattagagttatctttctttgtccagaatagtaagcaagaaatatctaattgtaagaattttttttatttggagttatctttctttgtcctgaatcaacttaaatctttgttatatatacaatatacaatgtatattcactttttactaccaactgataaattaaaataatctttaccattcagtgataacaagcattttttttacatcttaatattttatgatgtatttaaatgagtagtaattgttgcaaactccattagaaatttaaattgagattagttttggaataagggaaagggggatgtgattaaaaaaattgggttcaattttctcatttgaaatttcataaataaaaagaaaatttcttcaaacatttttttgagaggaataatattcaacagcatagtgaattgctctaagagaaaacaaaaattttaatttcattagaacgcattcattctgtgtcagaaacctatgctgtgtcaactatttaatcacaatccaaatttagagctgaatccagcttgaatgttgtgtccatacttgccccaaccgttcagggttcaacctctgcggtcgtataaagctacgccctgcggagcatctggtctcatttgaaatttcataaataaaaagaaaatttcttcaaacatttttttgagaggattaatattcaacagcatagtgaattgctctaagagaaaacaaaaattttaagttcattagaacatattcattctgtgtcagaaacctatgctgtgtcaactatttaatcacaatccaaatttagagctgaatccagcttgaatgttgtgtccatacttgccccaactgttcagggttcaacctctgcggtcgtataaagctacgccctgcggagcatctggttaagtAATACAGAAAAAGTCATTCATAACTTTTTGAACCTGTTACTGTTACATTCATGTTTCATACACGGAAACATTTGATTATAAGATTATATCGTTTCTACCAAAATGCCTATTGCATGACTGCCCTGGCAaccaaaaaatattatcaatgtTAGGACTAGTAGCTTACagcatatatatcataaaaaaacaaaggcCATAAAAACTACTGTGTTTGAAATTAGGACACAAAAGAAAGATACCCAATCCTCAGAAACATGAGTAttactattacatgtattagctGGTATAAGACagtattacaaaaaatgtatatataacactGCATGCACTGCTAAAGGAAGAATCGCATGTGTAAAGGTGCATTGTTAAGaatataacattatttaatGAAGAATTGATAATAATATTTAGTGTATTGTATGTTTCAGACTGTTGTTATGATCAATGCCTACCTGAACCCACAGAACGCTGCCCTCACAGCTGATGGCTCACATAGTATGTATTAGGTGTACAATATTGTCTGGTGTTGTAGTgagaaaaaagattttaaattagTTTCTGTCTGAAATTTGTCATGACCTTAATTTTGTTCAGTATTATCTACATTTTAGCAAATGTACTTGTGTTTTTCTGTTAAtactttttaatatcaaaagttTAATAACTCTTTTGTTTGGATTATGCTTTCCTGCAGACAAACTGTATTTATGGATTTATtggaaataattgaaaaatgttagaaatttgtataaatatgcCTCTTATTCATTTCTTTGTTGTATAATTCACATTTTGACCTTTATCCTTGTGCAAATATGACTTCAATTGACTTTTTAGACTAAACAACGTCTGATACTTCACTggatttatcaaaaacaaaaaaagattgaaagaaTACTTTTCCTATGAACAATTTTTGAATTAAGAACTAATAAACTACATCTCAAACTTGCAATCAATGTCCATGCCTTATTTTAGTGCTAAGATAAAACTATTAAGAGCTCATATTGTTTAATTGATAAAGGTCAATATTGGTTAATGGTCATCCTATCATGCCTATCCTGTGTTGTATATTTTTCTGCTTGTTATTTTTGTAGATActcatttcttttttgttttagattttactCTGTTTTTGTTGTAGacttaaagatttatttttagctGCAGATGATCacctcattttatttttctatattgtacAATTATCAAATTTGCTTACAATTTAGTTGATCTGTATGGCTGTTGCTTTGTAAGTGTTCTTCTTTGGTCATGTCAGCTTTCATGCTTTAGCTCAATTATACTCATTTAttagtttataaatttaaaaagaataagtTCTTGTTAAAACAAGAAATCTGGAAGAATTTAAGATCATCATTTCATTACATTCCACATTAAACTTgggattttgttttatatcaaattatgaaaaaatgcTTGGTGACATATTTATAGCACAAACCTTATGGATGAATTATCTTGTATGcaatttaagtttttatataatTGGGAAACAGACTTCATTACTgcacatatattttatagtatTGTGCACAGTTTAGATTGTATACACTTAGAGTACACATAAATGTATTTacctttaaacatgttaaatgtgtGTGTGCggtttttttcaatatcaatattatgtttaattcaaTCTACTAACATGACAAATAATGAAATTCTTTGTATGCTATGTATATATCTATACATGCTCATATCAGCCTCATATCAGCTTTAATAATTGAATCTTTGTGAACAGAAGATATGGGTTTAACAAGATAGGTTTTATGTATTAAATCATTAACTTTCACTGTCATGACTTGTAATTAATATTTGCTGTTTTTATGTTAGTTTAAAGTTATAATGAAATATACCACAACTAGAATGAAATCTTTAAACAATTAATTAACTATAATCATATCAGAAGTAATTAcatacaaatgaaatatgtcattttatttgaaatatttccaaaagattgcatttttaacagaaaatcATGTGTTTAACCCTGCATTAATTCGTCTCAATTTAAATATCTACGTTTTCTCCTGTTGTTATGATACATTAACTTAATGTTCTCCCCAGGATTTTTGGATAGCACCAGGGTAACGCGTGACGAaatgaattttacaatattttgtgtCGCGTTGCGtcgcttatttttttcttgttggtTTTTGTCATTACCTTTTtgcctttgttttgtttactgtggTACTGTGTTGTATGGACTTTGGGTCAGAACATTATTGGTAGaaaaagtaaatcaataaaACAGTTTGTATACTTTAATATCTTTATGATTAAGTTTATTAAGttatgattataatatttttttgtcaatacaATCAAACTAATTACACACAAATAGTCAGTTCTAGGCCATGTAAGCTTCAAGCCAATCGAAAttcttcataaataaatattgtataaaactcTTGTTGAcattatgattttattataGAAAATCAGTTTCAAGACTGACATGAGACTATTAGTTGACAATCTGCATGATAAGAAGCTGTCTTCAATTACAAAATTCAACATCTTTCCAgtagaaataaacataaatttaaaaaaaaattaaaatgatttcaaataaatgtagCATTGTAGCTAGGAATGCCATGGATGCGGAGGGCTAATGGccacatcctaaattttatcattgtagagtatatattatcataaaaagttaacaaactCATTATTGGCACCATATTACTCATGGAAAACTTGTCAATACCAATAACATCTTAACTTCTCTCAGAAAAAAAGTTGGTCTCAATATTGATATTTCTAAAATCctattttttttggtcagtaaaaaacatttgtacagcctttttgaaaaatttaattcaatatcCTTAATATAATCTTGAGGGGCCTGATGGAGGGGTTATATCACGATTCACGAGTTGATTTTTTGTCAATCACGattcacagaaaataaatttccatgaTAACGGATTacgaaaatttattaaaaaaaaaaatctgtagaaaAATGGATTACAGTAGCGAAAATGCACCGATCACGAAGAAGGAAAATAACCCATCAGGCCCCTCAATCTTTggttttaaagttaaaataaaactaaaaggtTATGAggatatatgttttatattagtTGTACAGGATGATGTTGAGGCCCAGCAAgattttgacaactttttcgaggAAGTATTTACCGAGTTAGAGGATAAGGTAACTATATAATGACGCTCGTTTTATTACAGATTCAGTAATTGTCACATACATACAATGCAAAATATTGGTAATTTGGCAAATATAGATTTGAAAATTGCTGAATAGATCAAATCTagaatttttcaatattataaattagACCCTTTTTACATTATTGATTAATAACAACTAATCTAAATTCTTCAAAATGGTATTTATGATTTTCGGATATCAGTAATTTATATTGTGCATTACAGTATGTGACAGTTTCTTCGGCTTTTTTCCAATTTGTAGCCAGCAGTGTTCCCAGACATAAAAGGATTTACTAACCCTGTTTGTgtgtaattatatattttgcctctgtttatttttttatcagtccATATGGATGAAATTGAGATCCAACAACACTACGATGAATTCTTTGAAGAAATCTATGTAGAAATGGAGAAGGTAGGATGAGAAATTGTGTCCATATCTAGTCCTTTATATATAACCCTATCATTGCTATATGAATTAATTAACTCTTTTAAGAAATAATACAAGCATGCTTAGAAACTGAAAAAGGTGGAAAACATTATAAGTTCTAAAACCTTGCCTGtatattttattcatgtttttttagaaCCTTCAATTCTCAAACTTTACTGATTCATTTTACTTAACAAACAAGTATAATACAAGTATGAACTCCTATTGTCCTATTGACTAACAACACATcttataatacaataataaaaaaatatatcaaattaactGACTAAAAAGTACCTGCAAATATCAAAGCCTGCTTGCATTATATCTTGAAAGgattaattttatatgaagGAACTTTACTGACTGTCTTTATATGATTAACATAAATGTAGAAGCTCATGTAACATTGATGTTCAATTTTGCTGACATTCTTGATTTTTTGCTCAGTTACCAGTACTTGAATATGCTTCATTAATGcttcaacatatatatgtaatataaaacTTTAACAATATTTCGATGGACTAAGTTCAATTTGATTCATTCAGAGTTACCATGCCCAATGATACTGTAGACAGATTTAAGATTGTTAGATAAATTTGCATATGCTTTAACAAAACCATCTTACAAAAAGCTTTTAAACCCCAAACACAGGTCAAGcttgaattttgaatattttttatggaCTTTATAAACCCTTAGCAAACATTTTTTGGCTGGTTGAATAGGAATCATCCTTTCCTCCATTTTTCTGTCCATGTGCTTTGTAAGTGCAAATATCTATCCTTATATTAATGAAACTTTCCACATTGTGCATAAGAAAGTGTACTCCTATCCCTACATGTTAATGGGAGATTACTTACTTCCTTCAATAATGCAAATATGGGGTAATAGTCTTTTGCAAGGTCCTCCTAAACTGCTGGAGAAATATTGATGGAACTTTTCACagtaaaaagatatatttgtaGAATACTATAGCTAGGATGTGCTAAAAGGAATATAATCCCAGTTTAGAAAGTTTACAAACTTCTTTGCCCTTTTTGTCGGGAGGGCTCCATGTTCTCTGCCTTTTAAAACCTCTTGCAATGAAGATCCACCTGTAGATTTTAATCCATGCTTGATATGTCCTCCTTTATACTCGGTTGAATATCTGTCTCagcatttgcaatcatatcaccTAACTCTATAATTGAATgagcactagctgtcaaattcatgtcaACTGATTTGACCAAAACtctcatatttgatatatatatagcatattaaaaACGTATATCTCAATTATATAAGAGAAACAATTAACAATGCATGGACTTGCTTAAGTGTATCAGCATGTACTGCATATTTTAGACTAGACCCCATCTAATTATCCATCAGGATGATCTCTGAACACGGCAGATAGGCATATAGCCAGATAcaatcataaatataaaaagacagaCAAGCCAATGCAATcgtataatgataaaatatctaggtctgtttgatttcatggtaATAGGCTTAACACATGTGCAACTCATCTCAAATAAACAGGTTGCATGAATACACATTCAAATTAGTTGAGTTATTGACTTTCAAGCCAATGATACATCCATAATTgttatttatgtcattttgaaaaaaatggacaaattgACTGCTAAttgccaaaaaatatttctttattccccacttataaatgtttgtaacaaaacaaaataattttaacttgtATTCTATTTCTTAGCTAATGATTCTTTTAGttcaaaatgtttccagtttttgatATTATTTAGTATTAACTTAATTCCTCTTTTTTTCTCactttgtatttgaaaaataaatagactCTATATATTTCAGTATGGTGAAATAGAAGAAATGAATGTTTGTGACAACCTTGGAGATCATTTGGTTGGAAATGTATACATCAAGGTTAGTTGTGTATTCTGGGTTGCAGTCTCAATAAAATGTGAACACTGCAACTTTTTTttgctcacctggcccaaagggccaattGAGCTTTTCtgatcactttgcgtccgtcgtccctgaattggtaattataatgaaattttgctgttttttgttattatcttgaatattattatagatagagataaactgtaaacaacaataatgtacagcaaagtaagacctaaaaataagtctaCATGACccaaatggtcaattgaccccctaagtaGTTATTCtcttttatagtcaattttaaacaattctcATAAAATtcgtaaatttttactaacattttccactgaaactactggggtaagttcattatatatagagataattgtaagcagcaagaatgttcagtacaaacacatcacaatcaccaaaacacaattttgtcattaatccatctgtgtcctgtgtttaatattcacataggccaaggtgagcgacacaggctctttagagcctctagttttagtTAACTCTACTAAATATTGGATGTGggttgacctttttttttatttgacataatAAAGATTTTCATGGATCTGTATTTAAAGTCAGCTTACATATACACAAGAAGTAATTAATTTACCAgtcaattatttttctattataacAGAAAGTTAATTCAACTTAATTTTGTTCATTTGCAAATAGTAAAATGATAGCTGTTACTTAGGTATACTCTGCAGTTTAATAAAATGAATAGTTAAATTAAATTTCGACTTGATAtcatttattgtatgttttgatAGTTTCGTTATGAAGAAGATGCAGAGAAAGCTGTGAATGATTTAAACAACCGTTGGTTCAATGGCCGACCAATCCACGCTGAATTGTCACCAGTAACAGACTTTAGAGAAGCTTGCTGCAGACAGTATGAAATGGggtaaatatattcaaaatcataCAGGTTGTATGGAATGGGGTAAATAGATACAAAATCATATAGGTTGTATGGAATGGGGTAAATAGATACAAAATCATATAGGTTGAATAGATATATCTTACATGCAGTATGGTCAAATAGATACTAGTTTATACAGACAGAATAGAATGgtgtaaatatattcaaaatcataCTGACAGTATGGATCATGGAATAGggtaaatgaatatataatctATGCGGCAGCATAGAATGGGGTAAAtagatacaaaattatacaGACAATATGTATAACGATAAAAGGATCAAAAGCAAAGTACATAACGTATTCATAAATTACTCCAGTTAGTTGTGGAACTAAATAATACTCTagatctttaaaaacaaaaatttcttcaaaggagagcattttctatatttgtgtatttttttcactgTTACAAGTGCACCTTATTTTGATTATAAAGTATTTTCAACATCACTTACATTAGATTAACACACGATTTTCATTTCTATGAAGAGTGAAATGTTGATATTATGTTGTTAGGCATTTAAgagatgaatttatttattttcaaatttacaaaaagccAACAACAAAGAAGATACTTACTCTTTAATTTCAGAGAATGTACCAGAGGGGGCTTCTGTAACTTCATGCATCTGAAACCAATTTCAAGAGAACTGAGACGAGAGCTATACGGCCGTAGTCGTAGGAAGAGAAAGTAAGAAATTAGTTTCAAGAGAATTCAcattagaaaatttgttaatatttatagCATGATTAACATAGCAATCGGAAGGATaagttgagaaaaaaatatcacaacacTTTACAATAAAGGACAAGtcaaataatattgtattttaaaaagtcaaaaagtgACACGCCTTAGATGAGCTAATGATTTTGGATGTTAAAGTTACACTGAATAGTATATTTTAAGAATAAACATTTTCACTCATTTttcacatgaaaataaaatataagtattgaaaaaaatgaaaggaTTTTAAGTGTGTTATATGCCTATACTTTTTCAGGTCAAGGTCTAGATCACCACCAACAAGAAGAAGTCGCAGTAGAAGTGCAGGCAGGGAAAACCGAGGAAAACGATCAAGGAGTAGGGAGCGTAGGTCAAGTAGGTCAAGAAGTCGTGAACGTGGGGGAGGAGGAGGAGGTGGAGGAGGACATCGTCGGGATAGAGACCGACATGGAAGATATTGAACGGACAAAATCTCAAATGATGGATTTGAAATTAACAGCAAAAAGAATGAAGACGTTGAATAttttagtctgttttttataacatgttattttcacattgaaatCATTACATTATGTTACAACATTATCATTATTATggtgaaaattcaaaaaaatgttccaataaaattgttttttatcattaaaaaggTTTTAggatcaaattttaaaaagccaAGTGTTATTGTAAGTCATTCATAATGtacataaacatgtttttcacaataaaacaaatacaagttGTTTTTATCTTACATTGTATCCTTGgagttattatttaattttattatacaatatataatcaTGAAAGAATATACAGCATGTCTGAAAGTATCAATATAGTACGTTCATTCATTTCTTGGTTGTTTGAATCTAACTTTTAGTCCACAAACTTTGTTACTTTTACTATCTTTAAAACTTGTCTCAAAGAATaggaaattataaattaatttga
This is a stretch of genomic DNA from Mytilus trossulus isolate FHL-02 chromosome 6, PNRI_Mtr1.1.1.hap1, whole genome shotgun sequence. It encodes these proteins:
- the LOC134721069 gene encoding splicing factor U2AF 35 kDa subunit-like — its product is MAEYLASIFGTEKDKVNCSFYFKIGACRHGERCSRLHNKPTFSQTVVMINAYLNPQNAALTADGSHIHMDEIEIQQHYDEFFEEIYVEMEKYGEIEEMNVCDNLGDHLVGNVYIKFRYEEDAEKAVNDLNNRWFNGRPIHAELSPVTDFREACCRQYEMGECTRGGFCNFMHLKPISRELRRELYGRSRRKRKSRSRSPPTRRSRSRSAGRENRGKRSRSRERRSSRSRSRERGGGGGGGGGHRRDRDRHGRY